From a single candidate division WOR-3 bacterium genomic region:
- a CDS encoding glycosyltransferase family 4 protein, producing the protein MKHLIVITPNLKEASTGGLIWQKRFCEYASRVHEPTEIIDATQIPNIYRSIRLLNIVYYTLRLLRNKDAFLFVDHNLHVRLSIPLWLNKMIRKNHYGVICHHVVHGLRKNPIRRWIEFLSEKIILRNAVRIIVPSVKTSSDIEIFNVDTSRIVVINPTLVFRSALMPVRKNERRILFVGNIEPRKGLDTLIRALYLSKDIDFSCEIVGGCYGYERYLKGLLKLIENSRLSERIVFRGKLDSACTIKSYENANVFVFPSLHEGYGMVLLEAMSFGLPIVASDIAPVNEIVKDRLSGYLFAPGDEKSLAEVLRRLLLSFDLQKKIGMRNFKRSRDFSSWDKVVDKTFAVVKPYLHNEDSN; encoded by the coding sequence TTGAAGCATCTCATTGTCATCACGCCGAATTTGAAGGAAGCAAGTACCGGGGGTTTGATATGGCAGAAGCGATTTTGTGAATATGCCAGCAGGGTGCATGAACCTACAGAAATCATCGACGCAACCCAAATCCCGAATATATATAGGAGCATCAGATTGCTTAATATTGTCTATTATACTTTACGTTTGCTGAGGAATAAAGATGCGTTCCTGTTTGTTGACCACAATCTGCATGTTAGACTATCTATTCCCTTGTGGTTAAATAAGATGATCAGGAAGAATCATTATGGGGTGATATGCCACCATGTGGTTCACGGGTTGAGGAAGAATCCGATTAGACGCTGGATAGAATTTCTTTCGGAAAAGATTATTTTGCGCAATGCGGTAAGAATCATAGTGCCGAGCGTAAAAACTTCAAGCGATATTGAGATTTTTAACGTAGACACCTCCAGAATTGTGGTTATAAATCCTACACTTGTTTTCAGATCTGCTCTAATGCCGGTAAGAAAGAACGAGAGGCGAATATTGTTCGTGGGCAATATCGAGCCCAGGAAGGGCCTGGATACATTGATCAGGGCATTATATTTGAGCAAGGATATCGATTTTTCGTGTGAGATCGTAGGTGGTTGTTACGGATATGAGCGCTACCTTAAGGGTCTGTTGAAACTAATTGAGAACTCCAGGCTGTCAGAAAGAATTGTCTTCAGGGGAAAACTTGATTCTGCATGCACAATCAAAAGTTATGAGAATGCGAATGTCTTCGTTTTTCCTTCTTTGCACGAAGGATATGGCATGGTACTGCTTGAGGCAATGAGTTTTGGTTTGCCCATCGTGGCAAGTGACATAGCACCTGTCAACGAGATAGTCAAAGACAGACTGAGTGGATATTTATTCGCGCCCGGTGATGAGAAGTCTCTTGCTGAGGTATTGAGGAGGTTACTTTTATCTTTTGACCTGCAGAAAAAGATAGGCATGCGTAATTTCAAGCGTAGTAGGGATTTTTCCTCTTGGGATAAGGTGGTGGACAAGACCTTCGCGGTTGTCAAACCGTATCTTCACAATGAAGATAGTAATTGA
- a CDS encoding glycosyltransferase family 4 protein — translation MKIVIDCVGWASEIRGVDRYYFELIKALLKVDRVNTYYVFVGSWQKYFVQLRAKDNLKIIPIRWSSLRILRNIWHAIVFPFYARAINPDVVHLPNTIPLIVRIAPTVCTIHDLLEYVCPETFGFVQARARKVIVRTEVKQADVIIAVSDLTRDSLVDILRVAHSKIKVIYSGVDRQVFNVSRQSRLSVRSDFKIGKKYILFVGILEKKKNIDGLIKAFNMIPEKLRQRYQLVIAGKADNAYEEAKSLVKRLRLEADVMFLGQVSEGLAGLYQGASLFVLPSFYEGFGLPVLEAMASGIPVVVSKHVAIGHRLRGCCAIIDPDNPAEIGETMRIMLTNKRLRERYVKEGIRRIKDFTWENAAAETLEIYGICARRLFKD, via the coding sequence ATGAAGATAGTAATTGATTGTGTTGGGTGGGCATCAGAGATACGCGGCGTAGACCGCTACTATTTTGAATTGATCAAAGCTCTTCTCAAGGTAGACCGCGTTAATACCTACTACGTGTTTGTGGGCTCTTGGCAGAAATACTTTGTGCAGCTTCGTGCAAAAGATAATCTAAAGATAATTCCAATCAGATGGTCATCCCTTCGAATACTCAGAAACATCTGGCATGCGATAGTCTTTCCTTTTTATGCGAGGGCGATTAACCCTGATGTCGTTCACCTTCCCAATACTATACCCCTTATTGTAAGAATAGCACCCACAGTTTGTACAATACACGATTTGCTGGAGTATGTATGTCCGGAAACATTTGGTTTTGTACAGGCGCGCGCAAGGAAAGTAATCGTTAGGACAGAGGTGAAGCAAGCAGATGTTATCATAGCGGTGTCAGATCTCACTCGCGATTCATTGGTTGATATACTACGCGTGGCGCATTCCAAAATTAAGGTAATCTATAGTGGTGTCGATAGACAAGTTTTTAACGTATCACGGCAATCACGGCTAAGTGTGAGGTCCGATTTTAAGATAGGTAAAAAATACATTCTTTTTGTTGGAATACTGGAGAAGAAAAAGAATATCGATGGATTAATAAAAGCGTTCAACATGATCCCGGAGAAGCTGAGGCAGAGGTATCAATTGGTCATTGCCGGCAAAGCCGATAATGCTTATGAGGAGGCAAAGAGCCTTGTCAAAAGGCTTCGCTTAGAAGCAGATGTAATGTTCCTAGGACAAGTATCAGAAGGTCTTGCTGGTTTATATCAGGGGGCCTCGCTTTTTGTACTACCATCTTTCTATGAGGGATTTGGTCTGCCTGTATTGGAGGCGATGGCCTCGGGTATCCCTGTTGTTGTTTCAAAACATGTTGCAATTGGTCATCGCCTTCGAGGTTGTTGCGCGATAATCGATCCTGACAACCCAGCGGAAATTGGAGAAACAATGAGGATTATGCTTACGAATAAACGATTGAGAGAGAGGTATGTCAAAGAAGGAATTCGGCGTATCAAGGATTTTACCTGGGAAAACGCTGCTGCTGAAACTCTTGAAATCTACGGCATTTGTGCACGAAGATTATTTAAGGATTAG
- a CDS encoding glycosyltransferase family 2 protein gives MKSLDLSIVIVSYNARQFLAPCLSALQKTIHNISHEVIMVDNNSTDGSVHYVHTHFPATRVVQNQRNVGFAAANNQGIRVAKGTFILLLNPDTVVTATAVAKLVDYARNNPRVGILGCRVLNLSGQLQWDSCGHFLTPATLCFRLMGLEKIFPRSKIFGRRLLYYWPRNSSRQIDWVSGVCMLIRRQLIEEAGLLDEQFFAYYEDMDYCRRASTDNYITFFLHDAQIYHVLSTSWREGSEKQLMVSLRSEKRYLKKYYGSLGVFFFNTLYVYGSSIRLLAHALLMNKRAVKNHFNILTWIVKHEL, from the coding sequence ATGAAATCATTGGATTTATCCATCGTCATTGTCAGTTATAACGCAAGGCAGTTTCTTGCCCCATGCCTTTCTGCACTTCAAAAAACGATACACAATATATCCCACGAAGTGATTATGGTAGACAATAATTCTACTGACGGCAGTGTACATTATGTTCACACACACTTCCCGGCAACAAGGGTCGTGCAAAACCAACGTAATGTCGGTTTTGCAGCAGCGAATAATCAAGGCATACGAGTAGCAAAGGGGACATTCATTCTGCTATTAAACCCCGATACCGTAGTCACTGCAACGGCAGTAGCCAAACTGGTGGATTACGCTCGCAACAATCCACGCGTTGGCATACTGGGGTGCAGAGTACTCAACCTGTCTGGACAGCTGCAGTGGGATAGTTGCGGTCATTTCTTGACACCCGCAACGCTATGCTTCAGACTAATGGGACTTGAGAAAATCTTCCCGCGCAGCAAAATTTTCGGGAGAAGGTTATTATATTATTGGCCCAGGAATTCATCTCGGCAAATAGACTGGGTATCCGGTGTGTGCATGCTAATCAGAAGACAATTGATTGAAGAAGCAGGTCTACTCGACGAGCAGTTCTTTGCGTATTATGAAGACATGGATTACTGCCGTCGCGCCAGCACTGACAATTACATTACTTTCTTCCTCCATGATGCACAGATATATCATGTGTTATCTACAAGTTGGAGAGAGGGTAGCGAAAAACAATTAATGGTGTCCTTGAGAAGTGAGAAGCGGTATCTAAAAAAGTATTATGGTAGTCTAGGTGTGTTTTTTTTCAATACACTTTATGTATACGGTAGTTCCATTAGGCTTCTGGCACACGCTCTCTTGATGAACAAACGCGCGGTTAAGAATCATTTTAACATCTTAACATGGATAGTAAAACATGAACTTTAG
- a CDS encoding glycosyltransferase has protein sequence MKQKILFVSFYFLPYKGIGVRRLLRFRHYLDRSDNKTIVLAPERDNYSENGAIFVRLPRLVKRLASVLESGVERDEAKSRIRLFFSHLIAKYMQFTCIPDRQIFWVPYAVFHAIRLVQREKVNVIYTTSPPESSHFIGLCAKLFRRVTWIAEFRDTWIYDPLNPVIEKSSLRRTTDSFLEKLIVRSADGMVVNSKVAEGYFRDRYFSNNQGIIATIYRGYDQTELPRLKRKKPRKGFLVVHTGNISRSHYGRSIVPFIQGLVHAISQNPKLRDNIAVFLIGNLTDTEKTAISMANLDHMVQVLPEVPYAEALAYQRSADLLLLINHPSAQPSANIPGKLFEYIGMNKPILAITTEGAVKDMVSKYGGFVASPLKPEEIGQKISIAYDLYTKGRLLFKQKPSIRQQLRTDKMAIQLIDFIESVTGRQNP, from the coding sequence ATGAAACAGAAAATATTGTTTGTTTCTTTTTACTTTCTGCCGTATAAAGGTATAGGTGTTAGACGTCTACTAAGATTTAGACATTATCTAGACCGTAGTGACAATAAAACAATTGTTCTTGCCCCCGAAAGAGACAACTATTCTGAAAACGGAGCAATTTTCGTCCGTCTACCGAGATTGGTAAAACGGCTTGCAAGTGTACTCGAGTCCGGAGTAGAAAGGGATGAAGCTAAGAGCCGCATCCGTCTTTTCTTTTCACATCTTATCGCGAAATACATGCAATTCACCTGCATTCCTGATCGTCAAATTTTTTGGGTACCCTATGCCGTGTTTCATGCCATAAGACTAGTTCAACGTGAAAAGGTCAACGTGATCTACACTACATCGCCACCTGAGTCCTCTCATTTCATAGGACTATGCGCAAAACTATTCAGAAGGGTAACGTGGATTGCCGAGTTCCGTGATACGTGGATCTACGATCCCCTTAACCCTGTAATCGAGAAATCATCACTCAGGCGGACGACAGATTCCTTTCTTGAAAAATTGATTGTTAGATCGGCAGATGGGATGGTCGTTAACAGCAAGGTCGCAGAGGGGTATTTCCGAGACAGATATTTCTCAAATAATCAGGGGATAATAGCTACTATTTACAGAGGCTATGACCAAACCGAACTGCCTAGGTTAAAGAGAAAGAAACCTCGGAAAGGGTTCTTGGTAGTACATACTGGTAACATAAGTAGAAGTCACTACGGACGCTCAATAGTCCCATTTATCCAAGGTCTGGTTCACGCTATCAGCCAAAATCCAAAACTGCGGGACAACATTGCAGTATTCTTAATCGGAAACTTAACCGATACTGAAAAGACTGCTATATCCATGGCAAATCTTGATCATATGGTTCAGGTATTGCCAGAGGTGCCGTACGCCGAGGCCTTGGCTTATCAACGTAGTGCAGATTTGCTGCTATTAATCAACCATCCATCAGCCCAGCCATCTGCTAATATTCCAGGGAAACTCTTTGAGTATATTGGCATGAATAAACCAATACTTGCCATCACAACAGAGGGCGCGGTGAAGGATATGGTATCAAAATACGGAGGTTTCGTAGCCAGCCCGTTGAAACCCGAAGAGATAGGCCAGAAAATCTCGATTGCGTATGATTTGTACACAAAAGGAAGATTACTATTTAAACAAAAACCCTCGATTCGTCAACAACTGAGGACAGACAAAATGGCAATACAGTTAATCGATTTCATTGAGAGCGTAACAGGTAGGCAAAACCCATGA
- a CDS encoding oligosaccharide flippase family protein — MSDYTKKTLGVLSTQVLIFPLSMISGILIARYLGPSGKGVLAIMLLVSTVIKLLGGMGMEFSNVYFTSKKPTRFHEIFSNNLLIWIASSAFFALIALLLRDYVLSRFLPGFDSKMFNLAVLIFPFLLWSGYALTLCQGLERFFKFNMLRIIEPVTRLVGLILLVVILRRGITGGAHAIFLSYFVPTVLSFLILAKHVKSKLSIEKKLLGESIKYGMKGQIGIFFQFFNYRLDMFLVNYFLDINAVGLYSVSVTIAELLWYVPNSISLTLFPRVSRKERTPASEFTGRVSRISIAVMLLSALVLGLLGQYLIPVLYGNDFVQSILPLQILLPGIIAFGLVKILTNHLHGMGKPYYGSIVTICSLVLTLVFDMLLIPRIGILGAAIATTGAYLISLLLTIVFFIKESHLTLMKFMLPSFEFLSIIKRFLKKP, encoded by the coding sequence ATGTCTGATTACACCAAAAAAACATTAGGAGTCCTTTCTACTCAAGTACTCATATTTCCGTTGAGCATGATCTCGGGTATATTGATTGCCCGCTATCTGGGGCCTTCAGGAAAAGGTGTTCTTGCGATCATGTTACTTGTCTCGACAGTAATCAAATTATTAGGCGGTATGGGTATGGAGTTTTCAAACGTGTATTTTACAAGCAAGAAACCCACAAGGTTCCACGAAATATTTTCAAACAACCTTCTGATATGGATTGCATCAAGCGCCTTTTTTGCATTGATTGCCCTACTTTTAAGAGATTACGTATTATCCAGATTCCTCCCGGGATTTGATTCAAAGATGTTTAACCTGGCTGTGTTGATTTTTCCCTTTCTGCTATGGTCAGGCTATGCTCTTACTCTGTGTCAGGGATTAGAGCGCTTCTTCAAATTCAACATGCTCAGGATCATCGAACCGGTGACGAGGTTAGTCGGTCTGATTCTACTGGTCGTGATTCTCAGAAGAGGGATAACCGGGGGTGCGCACGCGATATTCCTATCTTACTTCGTGCCAACCGTTCTTTCATTCTTGATTCTCGCCAAACATGTAAAATCTAAACTTTCGATTGAAAAGAAACTCTTGGGTGAAAGTATAAAATACGGAATGAAAGGACAAATTGGGATATTTTTTCAATTCTTCAATTATCGGTTGGATATGTTTTTAGTTAATTATTTTCTCGACATAAATGCAGTAGGTCTCTACTCGGTCAGCGTAACAATCGCGGAACTTCTGTGGTATGTTCCCAACTCGATTTCTTTAACGCTCTTTCCAAGAGTATCGAGAAAAGAGCGTACGCCTGCAAGTGAATTTACAGGTAGGGTTAGCAGGATTTCGATAGCGGTAATGCTTCTCTCGGCATTAGTTCTGGGTCTTCTTGGACAATACTTGATTCCCGTCCTATATGGCAATGATTTCGTACAATCGATACTACCTTTGCAGATTCTTCTACCTGGCATCATTGCCTTTGGACTTGTCAAGATATTAACAAATCATTTACATGGTATGGGCAAACCGTACTACGGAAGCATAGTCACCATTTGTTCCCTGGTCCTTACGCTTGTGTTCGACATGTTGCTGATACCGAGGATAGGCATACTCGGCGCGGCGATAGCGACTACCGGTGCCTATTTGATTTCGCTTCTGCTGACAATTGTGTTCTTTATCAAAGAATCACACCTGACTCTTATGAAGTTCATGCTACCCAGTTTCGAATTTCTTTCCATAATCAAGCGATTTTTGAAGAAACCTTAG
- a CDS encoding glycosyltransferase, producing the protein MKITILTSDFSGNCLGRAYLLANLLKERHSVSIVGPMFGADIWQPLQQTRSVEFHPIRVKPTVSVFLRNITKIVDQCRSDVLYACKPLIASFGIGLLAKAKYSVPLILDIDDWELSPFLLEDRIHRYISGILHINQPVSYLVNLLFDKFVKAADMITVSSKTLRAMYGGTVIPHVREIVHTKPITKKNKVVILFLGTPRPHKGIDDLIKAFKMVEEPKAILKIIGMDYQDQENYQIIAAAKTDSRIVLSGMIPFDELTDHIARAEIIVIPQKDTVVGRTQVPAKIFDAMAQGKSIISTRISDIPEILGNTGIVVEPNDITGLRNAIVYLLESPKKRKELGRKAQKRIDTHYNFRRTGEKLSNLITCCLDV; encoded by the coding sequence ATGAAAATTACGATTCTGACATCTGATTTCTCCGGAAATTGTCTGGGCAGAGCGTATCTTTTGGCGAATCTCCTGAAAGAAAGACACTCTGTCTCTATTGTCGGACCAATGTTTGGTGCCGACATTTGGCAACCATTACAACAGACGAGGAGTGTTGAATTTCACCCGATCAGAGTGAAACCAACGGTTTCAGTGTTTCTTAGGAACATCACAAAAATCGTAGATCAATGCAGGAGCGACGTTCTGTACGCATGTAAACCCTTAATCGCCAGCTTCGGCATAGGTCTGCTCGCAAAGGCTAAATACAGTGTACCTCTGATACTAGATATTGATGATTGGGAGTTGTCTCCTTTTTTATTAGAGGATAGGATCCACAGATACATCTCGGGAATTCTACACATCAATCAGCCTGTTTCGTATCTGGTAAATCTACTATTCGACAAGTTCGTCAAAGCGGCCGATATGATAACTGTTTCATCAAAGACATTGCGCGCAATGTACGGCGGAACAGTAATACCCCACGTCCGTGAAATCGTACACACAAAACCGATTACCAAGAAAAACAAGGTAGTCATTCTGTTTCTTGGAACACCCAGACCACACAAGGGTATAGATGATTTGATTAAAGCATTCAAGATGGTAGAAGAGCCTAAAGCAATTCTTAAAATAATCGGTATGGATTACCAGGATCAAGAGAATTATCAGATAATAGCTGCAGCAAAGACCGACAGTAGAATTGTATTAAGTGGAATGATCCCTTTTGATGAATTGACAGATCACATAGCACGGGCGGAAATCATCGTGATACCCCAGAAAGATACCGTTGTTGGCAGGACACAGGTGCCTGCAAAAATCTTTGACGCCATGGCCCAAGGTAAGTCAATCATTTCTACTCGCATTTCCGATATTCCGGAGATATTGGGTAACACCGGCATTGTTGTCGAGCCCAATGATATAACTGGCCTTAGAAATGCGATTGTGTATTTGTTAGAGAGCCCAAAGAAAAGGAAGGAATTAGGTAGGAAGGCACAAAAAAGGATTGATACTCACTACAATTTTCGCAGAACAGGCGAAAAACTCAGTAATCTTATAACTTGTTGTCTCGATGTCTGA
- a CDS encoding O-antigen ligase family protein translates to MLQFDDTRQSALIFLTFILFQILLIYGLILKPTAIAVLTAAVLALFLAIAKIDRLFIAVIIALLVIPASGYNYPPFTFSINLIPLYFALISFVFFLFLNVLLKRKKFGKIRLAIPVGFFILWILVCALVGLANGNSFPIIKNDLLILCLFGLYFIIPTVVSSPKTFSRILLIIVICSGVIAFEYFLVFLTTLQRGELIRLNPNQGIIYLFAIPLMIGMAIRARSKAARWLFVCLLALCFGAIGITLTRGLWISLIIASLIMAYLFRKEINKKYVLGTVAFIFVAFIIVIFYFTQKTGLSIFTLVSIRASSLLSFTQDISLNQRLVHSQLVWKQILQSPLIGNGLGKQFSHSYFGTTLSFFWIDNSYLVLLWKLGIVGTLTFLGIVVKSLIESIKIFKKTTKNDTKIYSGAMIAFLISWLLLATISPLMIKYFLNIFWITLIAMIDCVKNFGNENYDSDI, encoded by the coding sequence ATGCTTCAATTTGACGACACCCGTCAGTCTGCTCTGATCTTTTTAACGTTCATTCTTTTTCAAATTCTCCTCATCTATGGCCTAATTCTCAAGCCAACTGCAATCGCAGTTCTAACGGCTGCGGTTTTAGCCTTATTCCTCGCGATCGCCAAAATCGACCGGCTATTTATTGCAGTGATAATAGCCCTTTTAGTAATACCTGCATCTGGGTATAATTATCCACCATTTACTTTCAGCATAAATCTAATACCATTATATTTTGCCCTCATTAGCTTTGTTTTTTTTCTTTTTCTAAATGTTCTCCTCAAACGAAAGAAATTCGGCAAAATCAGGTTGGCAATTCCGGTAGGTTTCTTCATTTTATGGATCCTGGTGTGCGCACTAGTCGGCTTGGCAAACGGAAATAGCTTCCCAATAATAAAAAATGACCTGCTCATATTATGTCTCTTTGGACTATATTTCATAATACCAACAGTAGTCTCTTCACCAAAGACGTTCTCGAGAATATTGCTGATCATCGTGATTTGTTCTGGAGTAATTGCATTTGAGTATTTTTTGGTATTTCTTACCACCCTGCAGAGAGGAGAATTAATCAGACTCAACCCGAATCAGGGGATCATCTATTTGTTTGCCATTCCTCTAATGATAGGAATGGCAATTAGAGCTCGTAGTAAAGCTGCCCGATGGCTTTTTGTCTGCCTCCTTGCGCTTTGTTTCGGTGCAATTGGCATTACACTGACGCGGGGATTGTGGATATCACTTATAATTGCATCCCTGATCATGGCGTATCTTTTTCGCAAAGAAATTAACAAGAAATACGTACTTGGCACAGTGGCATTCATTTTCGTAGCGTTCATCATAGTGATCTTTTACTTTACCCAAAAGACCGGTTTGAGTATCTTCACTCTCGTGTCAATTCGAGCCTCATCACTTTTGTCCTTCACTCAGGATATTTCACTAAATCAGCGGCTCGTTCACAGTCAACTCGTATGGAAGCAAATCCTGCAAAGCCCTCTCATTGGGAATGGCCTGGGTAAGCAATTCAGCCATAGTTATTTCGGAACAACCCTATCATTTTTCTGGATAGACAATTCATATTTGGTCTTACTCTGGAAATTGGGAATTGTTGGCACACTAACCTTTCTTGGGATAGTTGTCAAATCCCTTATTGAATCGATCAAGATCTTTAAAAAAACCACAAAGAACGATACAAAAATCTACTCAGGAGCGATGATTGCATTTCTTATTTCTTGGTTGTTATTAGCAACCATAAGTCCACTGATGATCAAGTACTTCTTGAATATCTTTTGGATCACATTGATAGCAATGATTGATTGCGTCAAGAATTTCGGCAATGAAAATTACGATTCTGACATCTGA
- a CDS encoding Wzz/FepE/Etk N-terminal domain-containing protein, translating into MSEKSAKSFIDYVEVIVRWRKFILRNVLVVAIVAAAISMVLIHKYTVTTTILPPNPEQQSMLGLLSVNVPSALSGLARIGGGMLPGLTTPSDLYAAIMKSQRIRRTIVEKYNLKKEFKAKTEIDALNALDGITKIAVSPEGIISVSVTYKNKYLAADIANSFIEELDKFNTETAMTVGKRYRMFIEKRLGENIDSLAVAEETLRKFQEQHRTIALDIEIENIIGTIAKLKSSIILLEVKRGALSASSQFDNPFLRDVNREINELKKQLAKIEFGRTDSTKEFGAGFSVPLAMIPEVSLEYVRLLRDVKVQEAIYELLTQQYEQAKIMEVKDTPTVQILDEAKPPEKRSFPRRTLIVIIAIICAFAFGVLYVLALTYVQTGGISKKSLEKLQNIWHVLKRDVYSLKKYLKK; encoded by the coding sequence ATGAGCGAAAAATCGGCTAAATCATTCATTGATTACGTAGAAGTGATCGTAAGATGGCGTAAATTTATTCTGCGTAATGTATTGGTTGTGGCGATCGTTGCAGCCGCCATAAGTATGGTACTGATCCATAAATACACCGTGACCACAACGATACTTCCACCTAATCCAGAGCAACAATCCATGCTTGGCCTCCTCTCGGTAAATGTACCAAGCGCCTTATCTGGACTTGCCCGGATTGGAGGCGGGATGTTACCTGGACTGACAACGCCGTCCGATTTATACGCGGCAATAATGAAAAGTCAGCGCATAAGACGCACAATTGTCGAAAAGTATAACCTAAAGAAGGAATTCAAAGCAAAAACTGAAATCGATGCCCTCAATGCATTGGATGGAATCACGAAAATAGCTGTCAGCCCGGAGGGCATTATTTCCGTTAGCGTAACATATAAGAACAAATACCTTGCCGCAGATATTGCCAACTCCTTCATTGAAGAACTCGATAAATTCAATACCGAAACAGCGATGACGGTAGGAAAGCGATATCGTATGTTCATAGAGAAACGCCTCGGGGAAAATATCGATTCACTCGCAGTGGCAGAAGAAACACTGAGAAAATTCCAGGAACAACATCGTACAATCGCGCTGGACATCGAAATAGAGAATATCATCGGCACAATCGCCAAGCTTAAGAGTAGCATTATCCTGCTCGAAGTTAAGCGCGGTGCATTATCGGCCTCATCTCAGTTCGATAATCCATTTCTTCGCGATGTAAATCGAGAAATCAACGAACTGAAAAAACAATTGGCAAAAATCGAATTTGGCCGGACCGATAGTACCAAGGAATTCGGCGCAGGTTTTTCTGTTCCGCTGGCGATGATACCTGAGGTTTCTCTTGAGTATGTACGTCTTTTAAGAGATGTTAAGGTCCAGGAGGCTATATACGAACTACTCACTCAGCAATATGAACAGGCAAAGATTATGGAAGTAAAGGACACACCGACCGTGCAGATTCTTGATGAAGCAAAGCCACCAGAAAAGAGGTCATTTCCCAGAAGGACGCTCATCGTCATTATTGCGATAATCTGTGCTTTTGCCTTCGGCGTCCTTTATGTATTGGCGCTAACATATGTACAAACCGGTGGTATTAGCAAAAAATCCCTTGAGAAACTGCAAAATATTTGGCACGTGCTTAAGAGGGATGTCTACTCACTAAAAAAATATCTAAAGAAATAG
- a CDS encoding formyltransferase family protein, which yields MKILVVTQDDPFYLPCFFKSFFDEFLRELGGIEIVGVVIQRPLGQRSKKKLLWRMIEFYGPVVFAVISLRYVLQQIANRLNRLGLMKAAHSIDYFCRRNGVRILPYRNVNHPRFVEFVKNSKIDLIVSVAAAQIFKSDILRAPRLGCINIHNAPLPDYRGMMPSFWQMFHGEKHTVATVHEMVEEIDKGRIIFQAQTEITRGMTLDALIKKTRKVDAWALLKVLRMFKEGRVKYRNLPNKKGSYFSFPSRRDVVEFKKRGYRIV from the coding sequence ATGAAAATATTAGTGGTGACTCAAGATGACCCTTTCTATCTGCCATGTTTCTTCAAATCGTTCTTTGATGAATTCTTAAGAGAGTTGGGCGGGATTGAAATCGTAGGCGTTGTCATACAACGTCCTCTGGGACAGAGATCTAAGAAAAAACTCCTGTGGAGAATGATCGAGTTTTACGGGCCGGTAGTTTTCGCCGTGATCTCACTGAGATATGTTCTACAACAGATAGCCAACAGACTCAATCGGCTGGGATTGATGAAGGCCGCTCATTCAATAGACTATTTCTGCCGACGTAACGGAGTACGAATTCTTCCATACAGGAATGTCAATCATCCGCGGTTCGTTGAATTCGTAAAGAACAGCAAGATAGATTTAATCGTTTCGGTTGCCGCGGCACAGATATTTAAGTCGGATATACTGAGGGCGCCGAGGCTGGGGTGTATAAACATTCATAATGCGCCTCTCCCCGATTACCGCGGTATGATGCCGAGTTTCTGGCAGATGTTCCACGGAGAGAAACACACAGTAGCAACAGTCCATGAAATGGTTGAGGAAATCGATAAGGGAAGGATTATTTTTCAGGCACAAACCGAGATTACAAGGGGCATGACACTCGATGCGTTGATCAAAAAAACAAGGAAGGTTGATGCGTGGGCGCTACTAAAGGTGCTCAGGATGTTCAAGGAAGGTCGGGTGAAATACCGTAACCTGCCAAATAAAAAGGGTTCTTACTTCTCTTTTCCTTCCAGGCGTGACGTGGTGGAGTTCAAGAAGAGAGGTTATAGAATCGTATGA